The Chlamydiales bacterium genome has a segment encoding these proteins:
- a CDS encoding glycoside hydrolase family 1 protein — protein sequence MTKQQFGDFHKVLEDPTLWHSFGDFKNAPPLGHGNPHFLFGVATSMFQDSGATHCPESQWSDWESRCLPVNNRSGAAVNLFELYRTAPQEVIKRLKLLTVNTYRFSIEWSHLEPEQGKFNHEKLQTYVEFCKALRDHEIQPLITLHHFSEPRWFHEMDSFEKEENIEYFRTFCKWAFKELVQEYKGAPLVQLFCTINEPSIEANCRYVVGYFSPGLYCRFSRAARFLLNLLKAHCCVYADLKEIAREEKREGIKIGITHQYLQFSPQSFFMKPVTSSLNKFHEAVLNFFKTGRFECKIPLLCNVVEECAETLKPKADFAGVQFYGRVYLGLKGVLSLNKPQTTMQGIYEDPEGLFEAIVSVHEAFNAPVIVSENGISTECDEQRARYLSRALYSAEQAREKIGPENMLGYIIWSFSDNFEWFLGWKPRFGAFSLTKERTLSEEYKPGVQPFVEMISAWKASL from the coding sequence ATGACTAAACAACAATTTGGCGACTTTCATAAAGTTTTAGAAGATCCAACTCTATGGCATAGCTTTGGAGATTTTAAAAACGCGCCCCCTCTCGGCCACGGCAATCCCCACTTTCTATTCGGGGTAGCAACAAGCATGTTCCAAGACTCAGGCGCAACGCACTGTCCAGAGTCGCAGTGGAGCGATTGGGAGAGCCGCTGCCTACCTGTGAATAATCGATCGGGTGCTGCAGTAAACCTCTTTGAGCTCTACCGCACCGCTCCCCAAGAGGTGATCAAACGCCTGAAGCTTTTAACCGTAAACACCTACCGCTTTAGCATCGAATGGTCCCACTTAGAGCCCGAACAGGGAAAGTTCAATCACGAGAAGCTGCAAACCTACGTCGAGTTTTGTAAGGCCTTACGCGACCATGAGATTCAACCACTCATCACGCTCCACCACTTTTCAGAGCCCCGCTGGTTCCACGAGATGGACAGCTTTGAAAAAGAGGAGAATATCGAATACTTCCGGACCTTCTGCAAATGGGCGTTTAAAGAGCTCGTTCAGGAGTATAAGGGAGCTCCGCTGGTTCAGCTCTTTTGCACGATCAACGAGCCTAGCATTGAGGCAAATTGCCGCTACGTCGTCGGCTACTTCTCTCCAGGCCTCTACTGCCGCTTTTCCAGAGCCGCCCGCTTCCTCTTAAATCTCTTGAAAGCACACTGCTGCGTTTATGCCGACTTAAAAGAGATCGCAAGAGAAGAGAAGCGAGAGGGGATTAAGATCGGTATCACCCACCAGTACCTCCAGTTCTCTCCCCAGAGCTTTTTTATGAAGCCCGTCACTTCGTCTCTCAACAAGTTTCACGAGGCGGTACTCAACTTTTTTAAGACGGGAAGATTCGAGTGCAAAATTCCGCTTCTCTGCAACGTCGTTGAAGAGTGTGCAGAAACGCTGAAGCCAAAGGCGGACTTTGCAGGCGTGCAGTTCTACGGTAGGGTCTACTTGGGACTCAAGGGGGTACTCTCTCTTAACAAGCCGCAGACGACGATGCAAGGCATCTACGAAGATCCCGAAGGCCTCTTTGAAGCGATCGTCTCAGTTCACGAAGCGTTTAATGCACCTGTGATCGTCTCCGAGAATGGGATCTCCACAGAGTGCGACGAACAGAGGGCGAGATACCTCTCCCGCGCGCTCTACTCAGCCGAACAGGCAAGAGAGAAGATTGGCCCTGAAAACATGCTGGGCTACATCATCTGGTCGTTTAGCGATAACTTCGAGTGGTTCCTCGGCTGGAAGCCCCGATTTGGCGCCTTCTCACTTACAAAAGAGCGCACCCTTAGTGAAGAGTATAAGCCTGGGGTTCAGCCCTTTGTCGAGATGATCAGCGCCTGGAAAGCTTCTCTTTAA
- a CDS encoding endonuclease/exonuclease/phosphatase family protein, translating to MSEPIPAALPVTFNPMLISWNDQVGQALSWVALKLQWGMHYSSEQVLHAYSAILPGEFGNFESEEIEMLVRVARVALTVLFAPLTLALTFCGVALELVANCFKSSPCTYIKGESEGEAPKNKYRLLTLNACMFWGGLPIPFGGVRPASERVEQVADFLKYMNSDLVVMQEVSFGPARALIEKLKGDYAHFYTQIGPNTGRMESCLFLASKQPILREPIFVEFPDQNGIKRGFFCVETPKSWVITTHMEAGNNPEMRRAQLALITQKIPELKQLSNKPCFLLGDLNIHRTLDVGSEYLASGLQENYFNPLTQPEDHDTCTDLHTARVMGRERPVPSGQAVDYALVDERSLAEHPLNLSARLVNTLDISDHYSIILEVEHN from the coding sequence ATGTCAGAACCAATCCCCGCTGCACTGCCAGTTACATTTAACCCTATGCTCATCTCTTGGAACGATCAGGTCGGGCAGGCGCTCAGCTGGGTTGCTCTTAAGCTTCAGTGGGGGATGCACTACTCCTCAGAACAAGTTCTCCACGCCTACTCAGCCATACTTCCAGGAGAATTTGGAAATTTTGAGAGTGAAGAGATCGAGATGCTCGTCCGCGTCGCCCGTGTGGCACTCACGGTACTCTTTGCCCCTCTAACCCTTGCCTTAACATTCTGCGGAGTTGCGTTAGAGCTCGTTGCTAACTGCTTCAAGAGCTCGCCCTGCACCTACATCAAAGGCGAGAGTGAAGGGGAAGCTCCAAAAAATAAGTACCGTCTTCTCACGCTGAATGCGTGCATGTTCTGGGGAGGCCTTCCCATTCCATTTGGAGGAGTAAGACCCGCTTCTGAACGAGTTGAGCAGGTTGCAGATTTCTTAAAATATATGAATTCAGATCTTGTTGTGATGCAGGAGGTCTCTTTTGGTCCTGCGCGCGCCTTGATTGAGAAGTTGAAAGGCGATTACGCCCACTTCTACACGCAGATCGGCCCGAACACGGGGCGGATGGAGAGCTGCCTCTTCTTGGCGTCGAAACAGCCCATCCTTAGAGAGCCTATCTTTGTCGAATTCCCCGATCAGAATGGAATTAAGCGCGGGTTTTTCTGCGTTGAGACACCTAAAAGCTGGGTTATTACAACTCACATGGAAGCTGGAAATAATCCAGAGATGCGTAGGGCGCAGCTTGCACTCATCACTCAGAAGATTCCCGAACTAAAGCAGCTCTCAAACAAGCCCTGCTTCCTTCTCGGTGACTTAAACATCCACCGCACACTGGATGTGGGGAGCGAGTATCTCGCATCCGGGCTTCAAGAGAACTATTTCAATCCTCTTACGCAGCCAGAGGATCATGACACCTGCACCGATCTACACACAGCACGGGTGATGGGCCGTGAGAGGCCCGTGCCATCTGGACAGGCTGTCGATTACGCACTGGTGGATGAGAGATCTTTAGCCGAACACCCTCTAAATCTATCAGCTCGCCTCGTCAACACACTGGATATAAGCGATCACTACTCTATCATCCTCGAGGTCGAGCACAATTAA
- a CDS encoding glycoside hydrolase family 1 protein: MVTAIGSANDFIWEAFEESLTPLPADSVDSRVWHALPSLLLLPAGLVTGCLVIIIKAANYALSFFVAEEAQDPSQNFSAVARDARLWDQLGDLEGQIALGHDDPTFLYGTATCTYQDSGSENCPASQWAKWERSCIPDESNRSGKSSDFFSLYQTPAGRKEITDRLHKLGVNSYRFSIEWSHIQPDQNIFNMHALQIYIDLCKHLRDEGIAPMVTLHHFSEPQWFHDFGSFEREENIQLFVDYAVPVFTHLAQPYKGRPLVEHFCTINEPNIEAFSRYVRGSYSPGVVMDFERAGIFLKGALKAHCAVYDALKRIEPNVQIGIVHQRLSFKPTNPLLFLVTRYLNRLINESVLNFFKTGDFEFKFPLICNIVEKNLHPPTDFVGLQYYVRPKIGMLGPTSDGEAMTAMPFHEDPEGLYEAALEVYDAFKKPIIITEMGISTHDNAQRSRFNQRALYTAERVQQAIGKEKLRGYLTWSIGNNFEWDMGMQPQAFGAYPVTGGSIAADPKPGMDTFIRATQAWRRSLLAADAAA, encoded by the coding sequence ATGGTTACGGCGATCGGTTCTGCGAATGACTTCATCTGGGAGGCGTTCGAGGAGAGCTTAACACCTCTTCCTGCGGACTCGGTTGATTCGAGGGTGTGGCATGCGCTCCCCTCTCTCCTTCTTCTACCTGCAGGTCTGGTCACGGGCTGCCTTGTTATCATCATCAAAGCTGCAAACTATGCACTTAGCTTCTTCGTTGCGGAAGAGGCGCAAGACCCCAGTCAGAACTTTTCGGCAGTTGCAAGAGATGCGCGCCTCTGGGATCAGCTTGGAGATCTTGAAGGGCAGATTGCGCTCGGCCATGACGATCCTACATTTTTGTATGGCACAGCCACCTGCACCTATCAAGACTCGGGAAGTGAAAACTGTCCCGCCTCTCAGTGGGCTAAGTGGGAGAGAAGCTGCATTCCCGACGAGAGCAACCGCTCTGGAAAGAGCAGCGATTTTTTCAGCCTCTATCAGACGCCTGCAGGACGCAAAGAGATCACAGACCGCCTGCACAAGCTGGGCGTTAACTCCTACCGCTTTTCAATCGAGTGGAGCCATATCCAGCCTGACCAGAACATCTTCAATATGCATGCGCTGCAGATCTATATCGACCTCTGCAAGCATCTGCGCGATGAGGGAATCGCCCCCATGGTCACACTCCACCACTTTTCCGAGCCGCAGTGGTTCCACGATTTTGGAAGCTTTGAAAGAGAGGAGAACATCCAGCTCTTTGTAGATTATGCAGTGCCAGTATTTACCCATCTTGCTCAGCCTTACAAAGGCAGACCCCTTGTCGAGCACTTCTGCACGATCAATGAGCCGAATATCGAGGCCTTCTCGCGCTACGTGCGTGGCTCCTACTCCCCTGGAGTGGTCATGGACTTCGAAAGAGCTGGCATCTTCCTTAAAGGTGCGCTAAAAGCCCACTGCGCCGTATACGACGCACTAAAAAGAATAGAGCCCAATGTGCAGATCGGCATCGTGCACCAGCGCCTCTCATTTAAGCCCACAAATCCGCTACTATTTTTAGTAACGCGCTACTTAAATCGCCTGATCAACGAGAGCGTTTTAAACTTCTTTAAAACGGGCGACTTTGAATTCAAGTTCCCGCTAATCTGCAACATTGTGGAGAAGAACCTCCATCCGCCGACCGATTTTGTCGGCCTGCAGTACTACGTGCGTCCAAAGATTGGCATGCTTGGGCCCACGAGCGACGGCGAGGCGATGACAGCGATGCCCTTTCATGAAGATCCAGAGGGGCTCTACGAGGCTGCACTAGAGGTCTATGACGCCTTCAAGAAGCCGATCATCATCACAGAGATGGGCATCTCCACTCATGACAACGCTCAGCGCTCCAGATTTAACCAGAGAGCCCTCTACACAGCAGAGAGGGTGCAGCAGGCGATTGGAAAGGAGAAGCTCAGAGGCTACCTCACCTGGTCGATTGGCAATAACTTCGAATGGGATATGGGAATGCAGCCTCAGGCGTTCGGGGCCTATCCTGTAACAGGTGGAAGCATCGCTGCAGATCCAAAACCCGGCATGGATACCTTCATCCGTGCCACTCAGGCCTGGAGAAGAAGCCTCCTGGCAGCAGACGCCGCTGCTTAA